The window TCGGATGTTTACTGGTGGAATTTCCAACACTCCATTCTCGAAGGTTATATCAAGCATGTTGTCACCGGTGTTTCTGATTTTGAATTGGACTCCAGCTTGTAGAAGTTCTGTTACAGAAGGAATTGGTTCCCAATAACTTTTAAACGTTAATTGTAATTGCGTATATGAGCCAAGTAAAGAGTGTCGTATGATGTGAAGTAAATGTTTACTTCCTGATTTTCCGTAAAGCTGTGTAGACTGTAAGAATGTGGAATTCCTAAAGAAGTTGAGAGCAAGATGAGACAGAGAATAGGCCGGTGGTTTGTCATTATTTTCCCTCGTGTGGTGGAATAAACAGTCAAGAACCTTCCAAGGAAGCTGGTTTTCGAGTAGAAACAAGTCATTTATAAGTGCCGAGTGCATCCATAACGTATAGAACACAGGATCATCTTTATTACTAGGCACCACTCTCGCATACTTGCGAAAGAGTTCTATAATAAAGCAACCATCAACCACCATCATTTCTACAAACTTTTCACTACTCATATCAATTTTTTCACCATAGCAATCACGACAATGTTGTTCTATACTTCTAATTAGTTCCACAAGGTACTCCAATCTGGTCTCTGAAGTTGGTTTTCGATCAAGGAGGCAATATAGATACCAtagtttaatttcttccatGACTTGCAGATTCTTTTGTCCATGGTGAAATGGCCCTATTGAAACTAAATTTGGAAGAAAAGCTTTTTCATTATGCCTGCGTAGTACGCTGGGGATTCTAAATATGCAAGTACAAGCTGGTAAAGGAGGTTGCCTATGAAGCTTTCCTCTAATCGAGGATGCTATTAACTCCACTTCATGTCCATTTCCACTCGAGGTTTGCGCATTCGCATTATTTTCTGCAACCACATTTCCACCACGATGACTAATTAGCATCGTGTAGAGATCATTAACGTTCTCTACCACCATGAACTCCTTTCTAACTCCTAGTTAGATGGATTCTGCGTTTAATATAGGAAATATGGAAATTGTTACCACTGAATGTCAAGAGAAGTACAAAAATTGGAACAATATAAGATCAAATAGCTTTAGATATATATAATCTTTttaccaggaaaaaaaaaactaatctgATTAATGTCTGCATGTAACACTAGTTTGTTTCATACTACTCGCTAACAAATCATGCTTATAACTATTAAGATAAATCAGGTTTCCAATATATAATTAACTCATCAAGAGTCTATCCCACtatgaaaaaacaaatatttatctttctcttattatttttacttatgATATCTAATGAACAATCTTTATTCTTGCAAACCCTACATGGAAAACCAAAATCTAATTATCACAGTAATCTCCGAAAATTTTAGCATGAGATGATTGTATCACTACATGAGATTGATACATATGAAGAACAGTGGAGGGTATTAATTTGGATTGAAATTCGTTTAACAATCTAATAATTTACAGTGATTTTCAATACACATTGTAAAGAGAAAGCACCGATTCGcacgtttatatatatatatatatatatatatatatatatatataaaggtcAAGATAATCATGTTTTCTTACCTGGTTGTATAATTTGTTGGAGAACCTTATGAGGATGATCGAATTTGAGCAACTCTCCAATTGCAGGCTCGCTCTTTtgccttgaaaaaaaaatcacagaaACAAGGAAATGTTGATCCCTTTTTTTAGGCCTATGAAAGACAATTAAttgaacaaaaaccaaaaaatccgaaaaaaacgAAAGTGAAAGAAGCCCTGTGGGAAAGGCTTGGAGAAAATTTGGCCAACGAGTACAAGCTAAACCACAATTATTGGGTCTACAAAACACAACACAAAAAATAACAGATTGGGCCaacaacaaagaaacagatcAGTGGACATCGGAGATTCGGAATTTCCACAATGCGAATTTGTATTTCATGGGGACGCGCTTGTAGCCGTTAGGTCAACGGACATTCTTCTTTACTAGAAAATTGATTGAATGAGAATACACACCGAAAATGCAGATGTCGATTCATAAGTATAACAAGAAAGCATAAACAATCACAAGTTAAATGGATTCAACATTCTGCATGCAAGGCTCAAACTGTAATAAATTTTCTGAGAGTTCTTGTCATCTTGTGGTAACTAAACAAATCAATTTTCTCAAAACTGACCATGTTAACTAAGAGGAGAACCCAAAATAAACACAATggtatatattaaaaattagCATGATGTATCAACAGGTACAATATTAACCTGAGAAATTTATAACTTAAAAGCTATAGAGTGCTTAACTAGAACTTAGAAGTAGCCGGGGATAATTTTATCGGCATTCTTTATCAATCTGAAGGCATGCTTCATGCATATTCGTATTTAGACGATCC of the Pyrus communis chromosome 1, drPyrComm1.1, whole genome shotgun sequence genome contains:
- the LOC137733408 gene encoding UPF0481 protein At3g47200-like; translation: MEEIKLWYLYCLLDRKPTSETRLEYLVELIRSIEQHCRDCYGEKIDMSSEKFVEMMVVDGCFIIELFRKYARVVPSNKDDPVFYTLWMHSALINDLFLLENQLPWKVLDCLFHHTRENNDKPPAYSLSHLALNFFRNSTFLQSTQLYGKSGSKHLLHIIRHSLLGSYTQLQLTFKSYWEPIPSVTELLQAGVQFKIRNTGDNMLDITFENGVLEIPPVNIRENGESLFRNLIAYEQCNPSISISNITSYAVVLDNLINSSKDVDFLIQKGIITTVLSKEDIACFFTRLYNDTIPGYFSYAELTKNVNAFYQDRWNRWQTILRRDYFNNPWSILSFAAALMILGMTFIQTIYTVLAYY